In the genome of Candoia aspera isolate rCanAsp1 chromosome 4, rCanAsp1.hap2, whole genome shotgun sequence, the window ccagcattccccagccaacatgctttaaagttgctgagcttgagaaacattaGTCTAGATTACAGGAAATAATCGTTCATTGCACTCTGTCCTGATCAAACCTCACTTGGAGTGCTACGTCTAATTCTGGGCATCATGGTCAAAcaggacagtgacaaattggagcaaggtCACAGGAGGGCTACTAAGATGGTGAGTGATTCAGAAGTGAAACTCTATGAAGGATGGTTAAATGCCTTGGCCAAGCCCTGTAGATTACATTTGCCTGCCttccttttatattgttttgttactgtttttagaCATGGATTGCTTTTAATTTACTGCATTGTTGACTTCTAAAGCTATGCCTGGAAGATTACATTAATTAGGTGAGCTGTAAATGCCCTAATCCCTAAATAAAAGTCAATCCACCATATTTAAAATGctgtatttcattatttaatgTCCAATTACTGGACATCATTGTTATACTGTATTTAGCCAGTTAGTTTCCTGGCCTGTAGGCTGATCAACAAATGAGGGATTTCTTGGGGAAAATTATTATGTTGTTAGGTTGAAAAAATATATCTAAGAAGTTGTTTAACCAGGAAGTGTACATGAAACATTGATGATAATAACAGAAATTTCAATAATGTGTTTCTTTATCGAGCAATTTATCTGTTTTAGATAAGGCCGATCCATTCTGCAGTACTCTTAAATAGAAACACAAACAACTGTCAGGTATGTACTGTGTTTATTTACTAGAGTTATCTTTCTGCTTTCTTCTATGGTGTATCAGGCTCGAGGGAGGAGCTTTGGCCAGTGTAGCATAAAATAATATTGATTGCTCTGCTTTGAAAAAAGTGCCTTTCTTATTGAAAAAGCTGTTTGCTTGGATCCAAGTCATCCATTGTTATGAAAATCTCACCCCTTAGCATACTGGATAAGAAGGACCAGACgctgatggggccaatgataaaTTGCATACTGTAGAGGTGATAGTTTTACCATTTTTAGCTTATGTTGATTTTTCATCTGCTTCCTGGTCTATGACTATAAGTAACCAAGTTTTTTGACTGTTGCTTTAGAAAGTCCACCCAAACTTGTGCTGATCATTCTACAGTAGGAATGACCAGGCTGTGATTTTGGTATGTTTTGAAGAATATCATGGTGTGCCAACCAGGGAAAGATCTAAGATTTCGATGATCTTCTAACACTTGATGGTGGGATTTAACCTTGTGACAGTTCTGAGGTTTTCCCCAACTGCTAAATAATGCTACTCCAATTGGTTTCTGCTTGATAAGGAGACTCCTTGGTTCTTATCAAGGCTAGAGACAGATCTGAGTAGTTGTATTTTCAAAACATACAGCCCAGAAACCCCCAGGGAACAGTCACAATGATGCCATTGTCCCAGCCGGAAATCTCTTTGGTGCTTAGTGGAATAACTGGATGAGCAGCGCCCTCTCTTGTAAATTTTTCCAGAAAAGAAGTCTTATTCTGAGAGAAAAGGGGTTGATTCCAAAGAAAGTGTGCATGGGAATGGATATCAAGGCTGGGCTCCCACATCATGCTAAACCCTAAACATGGGTTTACAAACACAGTGGCTGTATCACAAGTGTGCAAAGAAAGGGATGGGTTCCCATACCACACTGAATCACTAACTATCCATTGTCCATCTTGGTCTAGCCTTGCATGTTGTCAGAACCCAGCTTAATATTGTAATCTTGCATATGCCTGCTCTGACGTACGTTTCACAAATTCAATGGGACTTCCTTGCAAGTGTTTAAGACTCTAGTTATTTTGGTCCTCCATCCTAAGACTGTCCCAAACTGAAGAATTGGGAATTTCAGCATCATATTCAATCTTTCTTTCTCGAGAACTATGACCACAATtgcaattttggttgctaagcaaagtggtcattaagcaaatccaaccagattttacgaccctttttgcagtggtcattaagtgaatcgcgtagttccccgttgattttgcttgccggaagccggccgagaaggttgaaaatggcaatcacgtgaccacaggatgctgcaacggtcataaatgtgaagcagttgcggtttccggtgaaggagtatggcggctggtcgagccttgtaacagctTGGAAAAATCAATATCTACCATGCAGAGGTTGAGAGTTCTGTGGAGTCGGAGAGAGATGGGCAGACCTTGTAGGCAGCGCTAGAAAAGGAGGGCTGCCGGTGAAAGACTCCAGCAGCTTTGGAGCGGCAggtgaaagctttgctttctatttcaatacttcactttcgccgcaacaacaaagcagccgggaagcctggaggcacatctgtagaacccGCATGAGTAGCCTAgctatctaggcaattctgcagcccccttcatctctagtaaaagaaacaacaacttttgactgcaaaagtgaaaaagaagaaactttttaagcagaaggaaaaaaaaaatgtttctatactttggagaccaaaaaactttactgccagtcctcacttaaaaggaactgaattaattaattaatttctaacgccatattggactatattgcagatgtttataagattattttgaatggtatgctctgtatgttttgatataaatattatacattgttttatatagataaatataacattaggtgtagtggttaagataggtaaataaagatttttataagaacaaaatgaacacaaggagacaggataggagaggctcagaagccggggaaggagaatggctgaaagccatgtttgaagattttacgcaaaaaacaattcaaaatatcactcaaaatttaacgcaactattagaggagaaaatagatggctttgaaaaaaggttagatcataagttagagacgatggacaaaagaataaaagcagactcaagaggtaagagaaagagtggagaaattagaagtagaaaacgatatagaattagaccgattaactgtgttaaaagaaaaagaacattgtgttagacttagaggtgtacctgaaaaaaaagaggcagaaataagagaaatagtggttcaaatgcttgcaagtttaattgaatgggaggaagaaaggctagaagaagatatagaaaagatATTCGgagttaattcgaaatatgcaaaaattaaccggaaaccaagagatatagtAATTGAATTTtcgaggaagaagaccaaagaattgataatacaggcctcctgggggaaaaaattaatgtcaaaggagaggagattatgatattgaaagacataccactgagaatattaaaaaaagaagagattatttctttctcactgaagtccttaaacgaaataaaatcccctttaggtgggaagtattggaaggagtgaatgtcacattccaacaacaaagatataaattgaatactatttttaaggctcaggaatttctcagaaaatataagaaagatttagaatcagaaacagatagaagggaaaggccagaaagtaaagaaactAAAGTGAAgtgtttaaatacagaggaacaaagtgcagaggaactagcttcaagttctaaagaatttgcaatactcctttccaatgagtgaattaaaatgcctttcctggaatataaatggagccaataccccagctaaaaggaaaaaagtttttcactatttatacaaattaaaacaagatataatacgtcttcaagaaactcatattgcaaaaaagatagtaaatatctggtaaataacaaattaggaaatgaatttatatcagcaaatgaaaaaaaaaatggaattgcaatatatgtaaagccccatctaaatcctaaattaataagtgttgataaaaatgggagatatttaataatagaattagaactacaaaactctaaagcaatattggttggagtatatgcccctaatgataatcagaataaattctatcaaaatttatcaaatgaactttccgaattatcctataacaattggattatgatgggagattggaacggagttaccttaccaattattgacagaaaatctgaacaacaaataaaaaaaaatcaaggaaaattgccccaatctttttttgatatgtcagaaaatttgccTATTGTAGAtacctggagatataaaaacagtacggctagagattatacattttattcagacagattcaaatcgttctccaggatcgatatgatatggttatctaaaaatttggcaaataaaattttaaatgtatcaattctcccccgatccttctcagaccataatccagttcaattggttataaaactccacccaaaaagttataggtggagattaaatgaaaccttgttgagaaacaaagaacttgtagaagattgccaaaagaaattaaaagaattctttgaatggaatttaaataatgaagtgagtattgggacagtatgggatactagcaaggcatatatgagaggatattttatgtatttaaatagttgcttaaagaggaaaacacaacaaaaaattcaaacagttcttgatcaaattaagataaaagaaaaaaatcttcaaataagaccatcagatgaaggtataaaccatcaaataaaaaatttacagcagcaattaaaaatacttacaacagatgaaattgaaagaaaattgagatatattaaacaaagaaattttgaatatgctaataaagctggaaaatggctagcatacaaattaagaaaagaaaaggaaaaaaaaatattactaaaattcgagaaaatgggaaagaattagttgacaatgaaaaaattaaaaaggcatttcataatttctttacaaatctatataagaaacaagaaatttcaattgataaaattgagaactatttattaaaacaaaatttaaagaaattaactgaagaccaaaaagcattaattaataatcccatcacaacccaggaaattatacaGGCAATTAGAtaattgaaaacaggcaaagttccaggtccagacggattttcagcaggttattataaatattttcaagataaaattttgttaccacttaaagatttaatgaatgcgattctgttaggaaatccaataccaaaatcttggtcagaggcaaatatcatactaatcccaaaagaaaaataagacccatcactatgcaaaaattatagacctattttgttattaaacaatgactataaaatatttactttaattttaactgaaagactaaaaacaatacttcaagaaataattaattatgatcaaaatggttttttaccccaaagatacataaaaaacaatataaggatggttttaaatataatagagtatgctcaatttcataatgaaaaacagattgttgttatttttagatgctgaaaaagcttttgacaacctaaattggaattttatgctaaagactttagaattgatggattttggcgatatatttataaaagcaataaaatcaatttatacatttcaaaaagccagaactgtgatcaatgaagagataacacaagaatgtcaaatagaaaaaggaacaaggcaaggctgttcgctatctcctttattatttatattggtattggaggttctaacagaagctatcagaaaggatcatcgaattgaagggataaagattaaacaagaaacatataaatttagagcctttgcagatgatttagttatcactttacaaaacctgttcatatcaattgattactcattaaagacactacaagaatatggagaattagctggttttaaaataaataatcaaaaaacgaagatgataaatttaaatatgccacaaaataatcagaatgtattagaaattaaatcaggatttaatagtgttaaaaaagttagatatctagggatagagatttcagccaatactagtgatttattccaaaataattatgttaaaatatggaaggaaattaaacaagatttattgaggtgggaaaaaataaatttatcacttatgggacgaatctctgcaattaagatgaatattctgccaaagatgctatttttatttctaactattccaatatttataactgataaaatttttaaattatggcaaaaagatcttttaaaatttatttggcaagggaaaagaccaagaattaaattcaaattactacaagaggataaggaaagaggaggcttgggtcttcccgatttcaggttatattatgaggcatgcggtctattatggttaaaagaatggatcaccctacaagattataaattactaaatttagcaggacatgatttaaaatttggatggcacagctttttatggtataacaaattgaaagtaaataaaacatttaacaatcattgtattagaccgtctattcttaaaatttgggaaaaaatataaatctattttaacatcgacaataccactatggatttccccacaagaagcttttgtaaggcaagaaacaataggaaaccataagtggctaaaatattcggatttaataaaatttgaagggaccaaatttacaatgaaaacaagagaagaactggaaaatgaaggatattcatgtcaatggtttacatacattcaattaaaagaacaatttaaaatagatgccaaaagttacaaatttacaaaaaaactatcttggtgggatgaacaaatctatgctaataatgaccacatgatctctaaaacatataaaatgctattacaaatgagaatattaaatgtacaaattaagcaatgtatgaacaaatgggagaaaaactttggatacaatattgaatacgatgtttgggaaagaatgtggactaagggattaaaatttacattaaattataacttaaaagaaatttttataaaatgatgtacatgtggtatactacacctgaaaaattatcgaaaatgtttcgaaatacgtcaaatgtctgttggaaatgtaaaaaagaaattggaactttataccatatgtggtggacctgtaaaaaagcgaaaaaattttggtcatctatacataatataatttgtaaaatgttggcagttaacaTTGATAAATTACCAGAactctacttattgggctttatgaacaaagatttggaaaaaaacgatggaaaacttctactgtatttgattacttcggcccgaattatctacgctgcaaagtggaaagaagaattaatcccatctgtggaagaatggatacttaactccctaaacttggcacaaatggcaaaactaacggaccaactaaacgataaaaatatggaagactttcaaaaggactggacacccttttttaaatatgtggaatggactcaaaaagttaatatgaacatatagtatgtaaatagcaaattactttaattgtttaatctcttattagaattaatgaaggcaatttagagaattaaggaaaaaaaaaacacgctaggatactaagctgtactgtctagaaagttggaaaccctaatctttctatttatttatttatttttcattttactccccttttatttatttttatttatatatatatatatatatatatattcattttttttctttttcctctctcttcttctttttttctttttcttctctcttcttctcttttttgtattgtaagatattattgtttgtatgtaattttatgtttatttaaataaattaataaagttaacaGATAATAAATGTgaagcagttgccaagtgcccgaattgtgacTGTATGATCGCGGGGATGCtgtaacagtcgtaagtgtgaggaccaattgtaagtcagtttttccagcaccgttgtaagtccaaaccattgctaaatgaatggttgttaaacgaggattacctgtagtagGCAGTTGGGCTGAACCTTACAGTAAAAGCCTACAGCTCTGAAGCCGGGAGAGTCCCCTGAAGAAACTTCTTAAGACTGGGGTGCAAAAAGGGACTTCAGGTATCCACCCTTTTGTGGTCCTCGGAGTCCTTCAAGAGAGAGCAGAGGCAAAAATGGGGCCCTATTTAGCAATTTTGGAGTTTGGGAAAGTTGTACAAGGCAAAATACTCTATCACAGATACTTACGGCACCCACCTTGCCCATTAAAAGTCCTCAAGACCCCTTCCAGAATAGGCCTTTGACCCACCCATTACAGGAAGGTGGTCCTCAAGCCAACAAAGGTTGGTTATTCTTGGCTGGGAGAGTAGGATATGACTGGAAGTGCATCAGACAAGCTTCAGATCAACTCCCAGGTTATGGACAAACTTGCCCTGGTTTTCCTTCctccttattttcttctttcttgtttttctaaaaaaaatatatatttttatagtcaGGGATACCTGGCTAGACATGTGTGCCATAATAGGTGCTCATTTTATGATTTTGACTTTAAAATGATAATGTACATGTTTGCCCAAAGAAGATCCCCACCTTTGCGTGGTGAGACCACTAAATCCAGGGCCTACATTGATCTCACTTTATCGCTGATCGCTCATTCTGCTCTAATAGACATAATCTATTCCCCATTGTGAGTTTTCCGTTAAAACGTGCAGCTCAAAGATGGCATTCGCTTGGATCCCAAAGGCGGCGGCTGACCATTTCTCGAAAGGATGCAATTCTGAGCTCCAGCTCTCCTAGTCACTAGAGGGCGCTCCCGAAGTTCCAAatatctgctaaaaaaaaaaaagcaacctgaAAGAATATATTATAGTTCTTCCGTTGGCGGACTGCCTTTTTtccgtttttttttttcacccctcctttcttctcttcctttttttgggGGCAAAAGGAGAACAGCCAAAGAAGACGAATGGAGGGAAGAAGAATggtggagagaagagaagagagaagaagcagATGAAGGCTGAattaagaaaaaggaggagagagataGGGGGGGGGTGGAACCACGGAAAATaaggggagaggaaagaagaagTGGAATAAACTGATGGAGGAAGGTTGGCGGATGGTGAGACAGAGACAGGCGGCGGGCAGAATCTGATGGATTAATGGCAGGGCGATGCGCACCCGAAGTCTTTCCAGGCCCCCAGTCGTCCCTGTGAGCAAAAGAAGATAAGAGGGGGACAGAGGAACCgatcaagaaagaaagagggggagAAATGGGATAAAGAGGACAAACGAGCACAACGCAGAATCCTCAGTCCGGAGAGAAAGCTCCTGATTGTCTTCCCTCTCCATCCATCGCAGCTTTCCAACTCTCCAAACTTTTGACCTCATGTCAGGACGCGCCGTTCGAGCCGAGACAAGGAGCCGGGCAAAAGATGACATCAAGAAAGTGATGGCTGCTATCGAGCACGTCCGGAGATGGTGAGGACAATTTGGGGATGAGGGCAGCCGGGGCTGGGGGGGGAACTTTGGTAAGACAGCGACGGGTCGCCCCATGCAGAGCTGGCCCTGTTCAGGGGGTTTCTAGGCTGGCCCACGATGGGTGAACTTTGACTTTTGGACGGTGCCGCGGAGGcctattttgggggggggcggcagCTGGTTTGGGGTGTCGATTACGGGGCCTTTCCACCATGTCTGCAGAGCACGTGTCCTTTCGGAAGGCTTGTTGAAAGCAGTTTGCATTGTTGGATTGTCACGTATTTGTCTAAGCTTTGATGTCAGCGCTGCCTGCCCAGGGAGGTGGGGTAGGATGGCTGCATCCGGATGTGCTGGCCAAATGTTGCTGTGTCTTGGAAGGGATCTCTGGAAACGGTTCTTCCTTCcgcctcctgcccccccccccccgccacggCAGAGCAGCTGATCCGAGTGCCTGATGTTATATTTTGGGTAATTTTGTCTTGCATGATCCTTCCCATTTCCTCATCAAATTGTCACACCAGGGGCGTTAGCTCAAGCCACTTAACTGTTTTAATGCCAGCAGCCTTTCCGGGATGGGGAGAAAGGCTGACTGCTTTCTCGATTTGTGTTGAATCTGAAGTGATCAAAATGGCTTGATTTTTCTTTTGGTGAATACTATCTCTGAGCATCTACACTCAATATTACTATTGCTGTTAGCATGTTTAGTTATTGTGTTTATCTCCCACCTtttctctaaggcagtgtttctcaatcttggcagcttaaAGCTGTGGACttaaacttccagaattccctggccagcatgctggccagggaattctgggagttgaagtccccacagcttagttgccaaggttgagaaacactgctctaagggctCAAAGTGGCATTTATACATACAGAGAGGGTTCCCcttaattttatccccacaacaacaacctagTGAGGTAGTgctgggccaagagagagtgactggctcaaagccagttacaggtagtcctcacataatgaccacaattgggactggaattttggttgctaagcaaagcggtcattaagcaaatgtgaccccattttacaaccttttttgtggtggtcattaagcgaaccaccacagcattaagcaaaccacatggttgttaagtgagtcacagagttccccattgattttgcttgccagaagctggctgggaaggttgaaagtggcaatcacatgacacaggacactgcgacaatcataaatgcgaattggttgccaagcgcaatgtggcaactttaagatgtgtggatttcaactccccatgctggctgggaaattctgggaattgaagtccacacatcttaaagttgccaagctcgAGAAACACGGTCAAGTTCATCTTCTCATTGAAAAGATACCCTCCCAGATTGTCCAGGGGAGTGTTAGAAAAACATTGGAAGATCAAGACGGATGGGAGAGGATTGAATGGAGTGTTGGGAAACTGATACGACTGGTTTCTGCTGTTCTGCATTTTGTTGGAATCTCagttgcaacaacaacaaccatttaAAGCTACATAGCATTAGGATAGTATTTTAAAACACCCCAAAGAAATAGCAATATTTCGTCTAGGCCCAGAAGCTAAACAGAGGACTTGGTTAGTGAGTGGATGGGAGACCCCCAGGAAATTGCAGgagtaggctagactggaaaattggggaaaaaaacattctggaagacgGCAGTAACAGGAGAATCACTTCATTCTGAGAAGACTGCGTGGCTGTATCCACAAAGTTATCAGGAGCTAAGCTCAGTTCAAAAAAGACTACTTTTTTCAGTCCAGCACATCCAAAGGTCCCATGTGGAAAAGGCTGAAAGATTGTCCCATTTTATCATGCTGATTTCTCTTTCCTGCTTCTAGGGAAAAGCGTTGGGTGACCGTGGGGGATACTTCTTTACGGATCTACAAGTGGGTACCTATCGTGGACCCTCGGGatgaggtgagagagagagaggctggctgGTTTCTCACGAGCGTCTTGCCTCCGGCACCTCTGGTTTCCCTGATTTGATTTTCCTCTCCTCTGTTGCAGGAAAAAAGACGGCTAGAAGGTAGCAAAGAGCAGGAACAGACCAAACGGAGAAGGTTGCAGGTGTCTGCTCCTCGGAGCAATTCTGCTCTGCTCATGTTGGATCTGAATGGTACGTCTGGGGGACAGGGAGTGGGGGAACAGCTCCTCTAAGCAAGGACATGATGCTTTCTAGTTCTGGCCTTGTAAAATCTGGCCTCTCGGGCCCTCCCTGCGCAGGGTAGTCCCAAAAGTTTGCACCTCAGTTCTTAGCTAGAACAGAACTTCAAGCAGCCATGAGATTACTTTCCATTTGAGGCTTGTGAAAAAGCAGCTTGACCAAGGTAGTGTGAGCTTAAAAGGTGGAACACCTGCCCGACAACATTAATATTTTGCACCTCTATCTGGCAAAGGAGAAAGTTGAATTCTTAGGCCCAAATAAGCAGGGCACATTTGCAAATAAaagctggtttttttaaaaaattctgttttcCAGTAGCAACCTTTGAATCAAtggttgtcttcttttttttaagccacGAACTACTTTTAGTTCAGACAGGCTGGAAGGGACAGAGATCCG includes:
- the BCL7C gene encoding B-cell CLL/lymphoma 7 protein family member C isoform X2, with protein sequence MSGRAVRAETRSRAKDDIKKVMAAIEHVRRWEKRWVTVGDTSLRIYKWVPIVDPRDEEKRRLEGSKEQEQTKRRRLQVSAPRSNSALLMLDLNDENSNQSSLSETSLLKGGDTSPSPTPDRSQTVTPTLLGELKTEDLQPPLLGQQGGHGYSSLLGTQQRLGGTND